In Ensifer adhaerens, a genomic segment contains:
- a CDS encoding release factor glutamine methyltransferase: MRADSRPADTVARRTYRFLGLDLILQGSVLAPRAETELLARHAITLLRQTGETTPLVIDMCCGSGNVGLAIAHAVKTATLLSADLTEDTVETAKANASLLGLADRATVYRGDLFGALEGQGAEGKATMIVCNPPYISTGRLEGESAHLLENEPREAFDGGPYGISIQQRLVREAPTFLKPGGLLLFEFGVGQERQAQALFARSRVFEPLDFPTDEDARPRVAVARLKEIAP; encoded by the coding sequence ATGCGCGCGGACAGCAGGCCGGCCGATACAGTGGCGCGGCGCACATACCGATTTCTCGGACTTGACCTGATCCTGCAGGGTTCGGTGCTCGCGCCCCGCGCCGAAACCGAACTTCTGGCCCGTCACGCGATCACCCTGTTGCGGCAGACAGGTGAAACAACGCCGCTCGTCATAGACATGTGCTGCGGTTCCGGCAATGTCGGCCTCGCCATTGCCCATGCGGTCAAAACGGCCACGCTTCTCTCCGCCGACCTCACCGAAGACACGGTCGAGACGGCAAAGGCCAATGCCTCGCTTCTGGGGCTTGCCGACCGCGCCACGGTCTATCGCGGCGACCTTTTCGGGGCGCTGGAGGGCCAAGGCGCGGAGGGCAAGGCGACGATGATCGTCTGCAACCCGCCCTATATTTCGACCGGCCGCCTCGAAGGTGAGAGCGCCCATCTGCTTGAAAACGAACCGCGCGAGGCGTTTGACGGAGGACCGTACGGCATTTCGATCCAGCAAAGGCTGGTGCGCGAGGCGCCGACCTTCCTGAAGCCGGGCGGCCTTCTGCTTTTCGAATTCGGCGTCGGCCAGGAGCGCCAGGCGCAAGCCCTGTTCGCCCGCTCCCGCGTCTTCGAACCCCTCGACTTCCCAACGGATGAGGACGCACGCCCGCGTGTCGCAGTCGCGCGCCTGAAGGAAATCGCTCCATGA
- a CDS encoding quinolinate synthetase has product MNTMPSVSALYERVARVMPKAEWLSHEEDVAAILELKKKRNAVILAHNYQTPEIFHGVADIVGDSLALARKAAEVDADVIVLAGVHFMAETAKLLNPTKTVLIPDMGAGCSLADSITPEDVALLRQAHPGVPIITYVNTSAAVKAASDICCTSGNAKKVVESLGVPRVIMIPDEYLARNVARETEVEIIAWHGHCEVHELFTAQDIRDLREAHPGVVVLAHPECPPEVVAEADFAGSTAVMSDYVGMNKPARVVLLTECSMSDNVAVDHPDVDFVRPCNLCPHMKRITLSNIRQALEENLHEVTVDASIVAPARLAVERMLAV; this is encoded by the coding sequence ATGAATACTATGCCCTCCGTTTCCGCGCTTTACGAGCGCGTCGCCCGCGTGATGCCGAAAGCCGAGTGGCTGTCGCATGAAGAGGACGTCGCCGCCATCCTGGAACTCAAGAAGAAGCGTAATGCCGTGATCCTGGCGCACAACTATCAAACGCCGGAGATCTTCCACGGGGTCGCCGATATCGTTGGTGACAGCCTGGCCCTGGCCCGCAAGGCGGCCGAGGTCGATGCGGACGTCATCGTGTTGGCCGGTGTTCACTTCATGGCCGAGACAGCGAAGCTGCTCAATCCGACCAAGACCGTGCTGATCCCCGATATGGGTGCCGGCTGCTCGCTGGCCGATTCGATCACCCCCGAAGATGTCGCCCTTCTGCGTCAGGCGCATCCGGGCGTGCCGATCATCACCTATGTCAACACATCCGCCGCCGTCAAAGCGGCCTCCGACATCTGCTGCACCTCGGGCAATGCCAAGAAAGTCGTGGAATCTCTCGGCGTGCCACGCGTGATCATGATCCCCGACGAATATCTCGCGCGCAACGTCGCGCGTGAGACCGAGGTCGAGATCATTGCCTGGCACGGCCATTGCGAAGTGCATGAACTGTTCACCGCCCAGGACATTCGCGACCTGCGCGAGGCTCATCCGGGCGTTGTCGTGCTCGCCCATCCCGAATGCCCGCCGGAGGTGGTCGCGGAGGCCGATTTCGCCGGTTCGACAGCCGTGATGTCCGACTATGTGGGCATGAACAAGCCGGCTCGTGTCGTGCTTCTGACGGAATGCTCGATGAGCGACAACGTCGCCGTGGATCATCCGGATGTCGACTTTGTGCGCCCCTGCAACCTGTGTCCGCATATGAAGCGCATCACGCTTTCGAACATTCGTCAGGCGCTGGAAGAAAATCTCCACGAGGTGACGGTGGACGCAAGCATCGTGGCCCCTGCGCGTCTGGCCGTCGAGAGGATGCTCGCGGTATGA
- a CDS encoding nicotinate-nucleotide pyrophosphorylase [carboxylating] — MLLPPLPRVIVESAVRAALLEDLGLAGDITSAAVIPAEHRSRFVMAARKPGVISGLEIAALAFELVDPAISFTAHIADGTPVASGDIVATIEGPSRALLTGERVALNFLGHMSGIATVTAGIVDAVAGTRAAVVCTRKTTPGLRAFEKYAVRAGGGMNHRFALYDAVLIKDNHIAIAGSVAEAIQRAKTNVGHMVKIEVEVDTLEQLREAMEIGVDAVLLDNMSPAQLKQAVDFVSGRAITEASGGITPATAAAIAASGVDLLSIGWITHSAPCLDIGLDAA; from the coding sequence ATGCTTCTTCCTCCCCTGCCCCGCGTGATCGTCGAATCCGCGGTCCGTGCCGCGCTTCTGGAAGACCTGGGCCTTGCCGGCGACATTACCTCGGCAGCGGTCATTCCCGCAGAACACCGTTCGCGCTTCGTGATGGCCGCGCGCAAACCCGGCGTCATTTCAGGGCTGGAGATTGCGGCCCTGGCTTTCGAACTGGTCGATCCGGCCATCTCCTTCACGGCGCATATCGCGGACGGCACACCTGTCGCGTCCGGTGACATCGTCGCGACGATCGAAGGCCCATCGCGGGCCCTGCTGACCGGCGAGCGCGTCGCACTGAATTTCCTCGGCCATATGTCCGGCATTGCAACCGTCACCGCCGGCATCGTTGACGCTGTCGCGGGGACGAGAGCCGCCGTTGTCTGCACGCGCAAGACGACACCGGGGCTCCGCGCCTTCGAAAAATACGCGGTCCGCGCCGGCGGTGGCATGAATCACCGCTTTGCCCTCTATGACGCCGTGCTCATCAAGGACAACCACATCGCCATTGCCGGTAGTGTTGCCGAGGCTATTCAGCGCGCGAAGACGAATGTCGGGCACATGGTCAAGATCGAAGTGGAGGTCGACACGCTGGAACAATTGAGGGAGGCGATGGAAATCGGCGTCGACGCCGTTCTCCTCGACAACATGTCACCCGCGCAGCTGAAGCAGGCCGTGGACTTTGTCTCCGGTCGCGCCATCACCGAGGCCTCGGGCGGGATTACACCGGCCACTGCGGCAGCGATTGCCGCAAGCGGCGTCGACCTTCTGTCCATCGGCTGGATCACACACAGCGCACCGTGCCTCGATATCGGTCTGGACGCTGCATAG
- a CDS encoding L-aspartate oxidase, protein MNALTGNLKGHVVVVGSGIGGLVTALSLAPQPVLLITRAALGAESSSGWAQGGIAAALGAGDSIELHVADTLAAGDGLCDGDAVRTILADTAPAISTLERLGVRFDRRADGALQFGLEAAHSRHRIIHANGDGTGAAVVQALTRALRSCASVSVMENVEVRRVLTVDGAVAGLQCMGPEGAVVVPATQIVLATGGLGGLYDASTNPTGNFGQGVMLAARAGAALSDMEFVQFHPTALATPRRPLALVSEAVRGEGAILLNEAGERFLADTPGAELAPRDVVARAIGAEIARGGRVWLDARQALGPRFAQRFPLIQQLCTEAGIDPACDLIPVQPAAHYHMGGVATDMAGRSTVEGLWAVGETACTGLHGANRLASNSLLEATIMGIRAAQDIAGQAGRSPRRAPEPAAGLAPDLRRVREIASRDLSVMRDQAGLDRAIANLLPLARSAGPSSDPALMALSIAVFARLREESRGAHARSDFPAPNATAERRTMTLPAIIDAAERLNTHPLAESA, encoded by the coding sequence ATGAACGCGTTGACCGGCAATCTGAAGGGACACGTTGTCGTCGTCGGCAGCGGAATCGGAGGACTGGTGACGGCGCTGAGCCTTGCACCGCAACCGGTCTTGCTGATCACGCGGGCAGCGCTGGGCGCGGAAAGCTCCAGCGGTTGGGCGCAGGGCGGCATTGCCGCGGCGCTCGGCGCCGGTGACAGCATTGAACTGCACGTCGCCGACACCTTGGCCGCCGGCGACGGGCTCTGCGATGGAGATGCCGTCAGGACCATCCTCGCGGATACGGCGCCGGCGATTTCGACACTTGAGCGCCTCGGCGTCCGCTTCGACCGGCGAGCGGATGGCGCGTTGCAATTCGGGCTGGAAGCGGCGCATTCGCGTCACCGGATCATCCACGCGAATGGCGATGGCACGGGGGCTGCCGTCGTACAGGCGCTGACCAGGGCGCTGCGGTCGTGCGCCTCCGTCAGCGTGATGGAGAATGTGGAGGTCCGCCGCGTCCTGACGGTCGACGGCGCGGTCGCCGGCCTGCAATGCATGGGGCCGGAGGGCGCGGTTGTCGTGCCTGCCACGCAGATCGTCCTGGCAACCGGCGGCCTTGGGGGCCTCTACGATGCCAGCACAAATCCCACCGGCAATTTCGGGCAGGGCGTCATGCTGGCCGCACGCGCAGGTGCGGCGCTCAGCGATATGGAGTTCGTGCAGTTTCACCCGACCGCCCTTGCAACCCCTCGGCGCCCTCTGGCGCTTGTCAGCGAGGCCGTTCGCGGCGAAGGTGCGATCCTGCTCAACGAAGCGGGGGAACGCTTTCTTGCCGATACGCCCGGAGCCGAACTTGCACCGCGCGATGTCGTTGCGCGGGCGATCGGCGCGGAAATCGCACGCGGCGGCAGGGTGTGGCTCGACGCCCGGCAGGCACTCGGCCCCCGTTTTGCGCAGCGCTTTCCGCTGATCCAGCAACTTTGCACCGAAGCAGGGATCGATCCGGCGTGTGACCTCATCCCTGTACAGCCGGCCGCACATTACCACATGGGCGGCGTCGCAACCGATATGGCGGGTCGCAGCACCGTTGAGGGCCTGTGGGCCGTCGGCGAAACCGCCTGCACCGGCCTGCATGGCGCCAACCGGCTGGCAAGCAATTCGCTGCTGGAAGCCACGATCATGGGAATCAGGGCTGCTCAGGACATTGCAGGACAGGCGGGCAGATCGCCCAGGCGCGCCCCGGAACCTGCCGCCGGGCTCGCACCCGATCTTCGGCGCGTTCGCGAAATTGCCTCCCGCGATCTCTCCGTCATGCGCGATCAGGCCGGACTGGATCGCGCCATCGCCAACCTGCTGCCGCTTGCAAGGAGCGCAGGTCCTTCCTCGGACCCGGCACTCATGGCCTTGTCCATCGCAGTCTTTGCGAGACTGCGGGAAGAATCTCGCGGGGCCCACGCCCGCAGCGACTTCCCTGCACCGAATGCCACGGCAGAGCGTCGGACGATGACGCTCCCAGCCATCATCGATGCCGCCGAGCGGCTGAACACGCATCCACTTGCCGAAAGCGCCTAA